In the genome of Rhodoferax sp. BAB1, one region contains:
- the miaA gene encoding tRNA (adenosine(37)-N6)-dimethylallyltransferase MiaA, which produces MASPSTDPKAALSAAGSPQGATAPSGGSAAHEVPSVGAILALAGPTASGKTAAALAIAAELPVEIISVDSALVYRGMDVGTAKPSAAELATVPHHLIDIRDPLQAYSAAEFVADATQLIHAIHARGRHPLLVGGTMLYFKALFDGIDDMPRADAQVREQIEAEAQDKGWPALHAELMRVDPLTAARLAPGDSQRIQRALEVYRVSGQALSSFHTRGDATQPSAMAQAITLISLEPADRAWLHARIAQRFDAMLAAGLLDEVQRLRARGDLHAELPSMRCVGYRQAWDYLEAHEVRGLDGSFPLSELRERGIAATRQLAKRQITWLRSMPQRRVVACDAPDALQQVLQIARDWAATRAA; this is translated from the coding sequence ATGGCAAGTCCGAGCACTGACCCGAAAGCCGCGCTGAGCGCCGCCGGGTCGCCCCAAGGCGCGACGGCCCCCTCGGGGGGCAGCGCAGCACACGAAGTGCCAAGCGTGGGGGCCATTCTTGCCCTGGCTGGCCCCACCGCCAGTGGCAAGACTGCGGCCGCGCTGGCCATCGCGGCCGAACTGCCGGTGGAGATCATCAGCGTCGATTCGGCCCTGGTCTACCGCGGCATGGACGTGGGCACGGCCAAACCCAGCGCAGCCGAACTGGCCACGGTGCCACACCACCTGATCGACATCCGCGACCCGCTGCAGGCCTACAGCGCGGCCGAGTTCGTGGCGGATGCCACGCAGCTCATCCACGCCATCCACGCGCGCGGCCGGCACCCCCTGCTGGTGGGCGGCACCATGCTCTACTTCAAGGCCCTGTTCGACGGTATCGACGACATGCCCAGGGCCGATGCGCAGGTGCGCGAACAGATCGAGGCCGAAGCCCAAGACAAAGGCTGGCCGGCCCTGCATGCCGAACTGATGCGGGTGGACCCGCTCACGGCCGCGCGCCTGGCGCCTGGCGACTCGCAGCGCATCCAGCGCGCGCTGGAGGTGTACCGCGTCTCGGGCCAGGCCCTGTCGTCTTTCCACACACGCGGGGATGCCACCCAACCCTCGGCCATGGCACAAGCCATCACGCTGATCTCGCTGGAGCCGGCCGACCGCGCCTGGCTGCACGCGCGCATCGCGCAGCGTTTCGACGCCATGCTGGCCGCCGGCCTGCTGGACGAAGTGCAGCGCCTGCGCGCGCGCGGCGACCTGCACGCCGAGCTGCCCTCCATGCGCTGCGTGGGTTATCGCCAGGCCTGGGACTATCTGGAGGCGCACGAAGTGCGCGGACTGGACGGCAGCTTCCCCCTGAGCGAGTTGCGCGAGCGCGGCATCGCCGCCACGCGCCAGCTGGCCAAGCGCCAGATCACCTGGCTGCGTTCCATGCCGCAGCGCCGTGTGGTGGCCTGCGACGCGCCCGACGCTCTGCAACAAGTGTTGCAAATCGCGCGTGACTGGGCCGCCACAAGGGCCGCCTAG
- a CDS encoding DMT family transporter codes for MTPANLLQLIILAAIWGASFLFMRIAVPALGPVWLIEWRVLLGALLLALAGRWFRHSLALRAHWRHYLVLGLFNSALPFVLFAWAAQTLTASLLSVVNATAPIWGAVIAWAWGREPLKARVAAGLALGVAGVALLMGLDPAMLKPGSGWVLAGVLLAPCCYAIASHYAKSADNALTPYANAHGSMWAATLLLWPVLPFAGHAPLPETATPVLVWGAVLGLGLLCTGLAYLMYFRLVAALGAASALTVTFLIPVFGILWGHLFLSEAVGWQTLAGALVVLTGTALVTGFDPRTLWVRKAVPHG; via the coding sequence ATGACACCCGCCAACCTGCTCCAGCTGATCATCCTTGCGGCCATCTGGGGCGCCTCCTTCCTGTTCATGCGCATCGCCGTCCCCGCGCTGGGGCCGGTCTGGCTGATCGAGTGGCGGGTGCTGCTGGGGGCCCTGTTGCTGGCGCTGGCGGGGCGCTGGTTCCGTCACAGCCTGGCCTTGCGTGCGCACTGGCGCCACTACCTGGTGCTGGGTCTGTTCAACAGCGCGCTGCCCTTTGTGCTCTTCGCCTGGGCGGCGCAGACGCTCACGGCTTCGCTGCTCTCGGTGGTCAACGCCACGGCGCCGATCTGGGGCGCGGTGATCGCCTGGGCCTGGGGCCGTGAACCGCTCAAGGCCCGTGTCGCGGCGGGCCTGGCCCTGGGCGTGGCGGGGGTGGCGCTGCTCATGGGGCTGGACCCGGCCATGCTGAAGCCCGGTTCGGGCTGGGTGCTGGCGGGGGTGTTGCTGGCGCCTTGCTGTTACGCCATCGCCAGCCACTACGCCAAATCGGCCGACAATGCGCTCACGCCCTATGCCAATGCCCACGGCAGCATGTGGGCGGCCACGCTGCTGCTCTGGCCGGTGCTGCCTTTCGCGGGCCATGCACCGCTGCCTGAGACGGCCACGCCGGTGCTGGTCTGGGGCGCGGTACTTGGCCTGGGCCTGCTCTGCACGGGCCTGGCCTACCTGATGTACTTCCGCCTGGTGGCGGCACTGGGCGCGGCCTCGGCGCTCACCGTGACCTTCCTGATCCCGGTCTTCGGCATCCTCTGGGGCCACCTCTTCCTGAGCGAGGCCGTGGGCTGGCAGACCCTGGCCGGCGCGCTGGTGGTGCTGACGGGGACCGCGTTGGTGACGGGCTTCGACCCGCGCACGCTGTGGGTGCGCAAGGCGGTGCCGCATGGATGA
- a CDS encoding alpha/beta hydrolase has product MKRWFLLLLALLTAFALVTGCATLDEKQRGWIFQPSDRSWWRGDEAAQGMSDVWIAFNSQETGQPVKLHGLWLAHPKPHAPVLLYLHGARFNVVGSAFRARRMQELGFSVLAVDYRGFGKSSQELPSETMAYEDARAAWDWLGRQYPGRPRYIFGHSLGGAIAIELAAQVEDEVGTLVEGTFTSIPDVVSSFKWGWLPVGPLITQRFEAVKRVPDVGSPLLVVHGANDKLIPPELGRKLFDAATGRKAFVLVEGGSHHNTNSVGQAQYRVALNELFGLR; this is encoded by the coding sequence ATGAAACGCTGGTTCCTCCTGCTGCTCGCCCTGCTCACCGCCTTTGCCCTGGTCACGGGCTGCGCCACCCTCGACGAAAAACAGCGCGGCTGGATCTTCCAGCCTTCGGACCGCAGCTGGTGGCGCGGCGACGAAGCCGCCCAGGGCATGAGCGATGTCTGGATAGCCTTCAACTCGCAGGAAACCGGCCAGCCCGTCAAGCTGCACGGTCTGTGGCTGGCGCACCCCAAGCCCCATGCCCCGGTGCTGCTCTACCTGCACGGCGCGCGCTTCAACGTGGTGGGCTCGGCCTTCCGCGCGCGGCGCATGCAGGAGCTGGGCTTCTCGGTGCTGGCAGTGGACTACCGGGGTTTCGGCAAGAGCTCGCAGGAACTGCCCTCGGAGACCATGGCCTACGAGGATGCCCGCGCCGCCTGGGACTGGCTGGGCCGGCAATACCCCGGCCGGCCGCGCTACATCTTCGGCCACTCCCTGGGTGGCGCCATCGCCATCGAACTGGCCGCGCAGGTCGAAGACGAGGTCGGCACCCTGGTCGAAGGCACCTTCACCTCGATTCCCGATGTGGTCAGCAGCTTCAAGTGGGGCTGGCTGCCCGTGGGCCCGCTGATCACCCAGCGCTTCGAGGCCGTCAAGCGCGTGCCCGACGTCGGCTCCCCCCTGCTGGTGGTGCACGGCGCCAACGACAAGCTCATCCCGCCCGAACTGGGCCGCAAGCTCTTTGACGCCGCCACGGGCCGCAAGGCCTTTGTGCTGGTCGAGGGCGGCTCGCACCACAACACCAACTCGGTGGGACAGGCGCAGTACCGGGTGGCGCTGAACGAGCTGTTCGGTTTGCGCTGA
- a CDS encoding esterase-like activity of phytase family protein — protein MRIPLLSLLLLATASTAQAQSAFPATLAGHAALPATSFIAAPKDAPASLQTSGKYTTPNGRREDRLGVIAGSSYLSAKDAPKPTGISLPFTGQPVQGFSGIKAMKDGSYWVLTDNGYGSKANSADAMLMFHRVLPDWKSGSVKRLQTVFLHDPQKKVPFLIVNEGTSKRYLTGADFDIESMQFIGEHVWFGDELGPYLIKTDRQGKVLAVYDTLVDGKLARSPDHFSVSTPATAGAFSTPVRRSRGYEGMAASKDGQFLYPLLEGPLWNETEKQWENKDGREYLRVLEFNVAKGEWTGRSWKYALELKGNNIGDFNMIDADTGLIIERDNGEGLERTACNGPARPDCQNVPARFKRVYKVSLKEVDADGFMRKIGYVDLMDIQDPKGVAKVGGENGRFTFPFVTIEDVDVVDAEHIVVANDNNLPYSSGRQLGRNDDNEFILLHVPELLNAR, from the coding sequence ATGCGCATTCCTCTGCTGTCACTCCTGCTCCTTGCAACGGCATCGACCGCCCAGGCCCAGTCGGCCTTCCCCGCCACCCTGGCCGGCCACGCCGCCCTGCCGGCCACCAGCTTCATCGCCGCGCCCAAGGATGCGCCGGCCAGCCTGCAGACCTCGGGCAAGTACACCACGCCCAACGGCCGCCGCGAGGACCGCCTGGGCGTGATCGCCGGCAGCTCCTACCTCTCGGCCAAGGACGCGCCCAAGCCCACCGGCATCAGCCTGCCCTTCACCGGCCAGCCCGTGCAGGGTTTCTCGGGCATCAAGGCCATGAAAGACGGCAGCTACTGGGTGCTGACCGACAACGGCTACGGCAGCAAGGCCAACTCGGCCGACGCCATGCTGATGTTCCACCGCGTCTTGCCCGACTGGAAGAGCGGCAGCGTCAAACGCCTGCAGACCGTGTTCCTGCACGACCCGCAGAAGAAGGTGCCCTTCCTCATCGTCAACGAAGGCACGAGCAAGCGCTACCTGACCGGCGCCGACTTCGACATCGAGTCCATGCAGTTCATCGGCGAGCACGTCTGGTTCGGCGACGAGCTCGGCCCCTACCTGATCAAGACCGACCGCCAGGGCAAGGTGCTGGCCGTGTACGACACCTTGGTCGACGGCAAGCTGGCCCGCTCGCCCGACCACTTCAGCGTGAGCACCCCCGCCACGGCGGGTGCCTTCAGCACGCCGGTGCGCCGCTCGCGCGGTTACGAAGGCATGGCCGCCTCGAAAGACGGCCAGTTCCTCTACCCCCTGCTCGAAGGCCCGCTGTGGAACGAAACTGAAAAACAATGGGAGAACAAGGACGGCCGCGAGTACCTGCGCGTGCTGGAGTTCAACGTGGCCAAGGGCGAGTGGACGGGCCGCTCCTGGAAGTACGCGCTGGAGCTCAAGGGCAACAACATCGGCGACTTCAACATGATCGACGCCGACACCGGCCTCATCATCGAGCGTGACAACGGCGAGGGCCTGGAGCGTACGGCCTGCAACGGCCCGGCCCGCCCGGACTGCCAGAACGTGCCCGCCAGGTTCAAGCGTGTCTACAAGGTCAGCCTGAAGGAAGTGGATGCCGACGGTTTCATGCGCAAGATCGGCTACGTGGACCTGATGGACATCCAGGACCCCAAGGGTGTGGCCAAGGTCGGCGGCGAAAACGGCCGCTTCACCTTCCCCTTCGTGACCATCGAGGACGTGGACGTGGTGGACGCCGAGCACATCGTCGTCGCCAACGACAACAACCTGCCCTACTCCTCCGGCCGCCAGCTGGGCCGCAACGATGACAACGAGTTCATCCTGCTGCACGTGCCCGAGCTGCTGAACGCACGCTGA
- a CDS encoding murein transglycosylase domain-containing protein has product MDMNRRLLLGTAGALTLSACSTQQMVTLATSRNPESALRNMAQSRVNSYVYNPQLAVADLRRIKTEYNRLMGNLQKESGEQWGQREAGTLPSRTRYVKYTENYRNRVVVDYDAGTILIEHLEDDAVRDKLRRATVVALLTPGDPGAVDLFSDKEITLDGQPYLQDLVVDQNNVVLKTREDVERYADYLVSNRLQQRSIDVKGQPRTVFYVQMAMVNAAIDKRALQYASLVRQNSDKTRVSRSLVYAIIRIESAFNPYAVSSAPAYGLMQLVPTSGGREAYRKSRGEDVIPSKEFLFTPANNIEFGTAYLGVLLFDSPLREIRDPVSREYCAIAAYNTGPSNVYRAFSNKNGRARQDEALDAINAQRPDAVYNALRGKLPYAETRGYIANAVQAKKRYAMM; this is encoded by the coding sequence ATGGACATGAACAGACGCTTGCTATTGGGCACCGCCGGCGCCCTGACCTTGTCGGCCTGCAGCACGCAGCAGATGGTGACCCTCGCCACGTCCAGAAACCCGGAATCGGCCCTGCGCAACATGGCACAAAGCCGGGTCAACTCCTATGTCTACAACCCGCAGCTTGCCGTGGCCGACCTGCGCCGCATCAAGACCGAATACAACCGGCTCATGGGCAATCTGCAGAAGGAAAGCGGCGAGCAGTGGGGCCAGCGCGAAGCGGGCACCCTGCCCAGCCGCACGCGTTATGTGAAATACACGGAGAACTACAGGAACCGGGTCGTGGTCGATTACGACGCCGGCACCATCCTGATCGAGCACCTGGAAGACGACGCCGTGCGCGACAAGCTGCGCCGCGCCACCGTCGTGGCCCTGCTCACGCCCGGCGATCCCGGCGCCGTCGACCTGTTCTCGGACAAGGAGATCACGCTCGACGGCCAGCCCTATCTGCAGGACCTGGTGGTGGACCAGAACAACGTTGTCCTCAAGACGCGCGAGGACGTGGAACGTTACGCGGACTACCTGGTCAGCAACCGCCTGCAGCAGCGCAGCATCGACGTCAAGGGCCAGCCCAGGACGGTGTTCTACGTGCAGATGGCCATGGTCAATGCCGCCATCGACAAGCGCGCACTGCAGTACGCCAGCCTGGTGCGCCAGAACTCGGACAAGACCCGGGTCAGCCGCAGCCTGGTCTACGCCATCATCCGCATCGAGAGCGCCTTCAACCCCTACGCGGTCTCCAGCGCCCCGGCCTACGGCCTGATGCAGCTCGTACCCACCAGCGGCGGGCGCGAGGCCTACCGCAAGTCGCGCGGCGAGGACGTGATCCCCAGCAAGGAATTCCTCTTCACCCCTGCCAACAACATCGAGTTCGGCACCGCCTACCTGGGCGTGCTGCTTTTTGATAGCCCGCTGCGCGAGATCCGCGACCCGGTCTCGCGCGAATACTGCGCCATCGCCGCCTACAACACCGGCCCCAGCAATGTGTACCGCGCCTTCAGCAACAAGAACGGGCGGGCGCGCCAGGACGAGGCGCTGGACGCCATCAACGCCCAACGGCCGGACGCGGTCTACAACGCCCTGCGCGGCAAGCTGCCTTACGCGGAGACCCGCGGCTACATCGCCAATGCGGTGCAGGCCAAGAAACGCTACGCGATGATGTAG
- a CDS encoding Hsp20/alpha crystallin family protein, which translates to MNALISRGSLFDDFFRDVAPGFYVKPLHGDPLPSAGQIRMDVKENGDAYTVSAEIPGVRKEDIHVTIEGSMVMVRAEVKQEDSQTQDDKLLRSERYFGSVSRGIQLPQDVDQGQAKAKYDNGVLMLTLPKKQGKGGQKLRIE; encoded by the coding sequence ATGAACGCTCTCATCTCGCGCGGCAGCCTGTTCGACGACTTTTTCCGCGACGTGGCGCCCGGTTTCTACGTCAAGCCCCTGCACGGCGACCCGCTGCCCAGCGCGGGCCAGATCAGGATGGACGTGAAGGAAAACGGCGACGCCTACACCGTCTCGGCCGAGATCCCCGGCGTGCGCAAGGAAGACATTCACGTCACCATCGAGGGCAGCATGGTCATGGTGCGCGCCGAGGTGAAGCAGGAAGACAGCCAGACCCAGGACGACAAGCTGCTGCGCAGCGAGCGTTACTTCGGCTCGGTCTCGCGCGGCATCCAGCTGCCGCAGGACGTGGACCAGGGCCAGGCCAAGGCCAAATACGACAACGGCGTGCTCATGCTGACCCTGCCCAAGAAGCAGGGCAAGGGCGGGCAGAAGCTGCGCATCGAGTGA
- a CDS encoding chemotaxis protein, producing MSSQPSSRTTDTRNTAGNSSKFELLLFQLGTAAGSEQRELFGINVFKVREIMVMPQLTKMVNAPAHVLGVANIRGQIITVIDLPAITGRTPAKGDGILLVTEFARTTQGFFVENVTEIVQVDWKHVLSAEGRGGELVTSIARLDGDAENSRLAQVLDVERILHDVMPDTADFGKPTGPKIQLPPGSVVLAADDSAMARGILEKGLNSLGISFIMTHSGKEAWERLQSLAVQAKAEGKSVRDKVALLLTDLEMPEMDGFTLTRNVKADVQFSGIPVVVHSSLTGTANEAQVQSAGADAYIAKFHIDDLAATLREVLSKR from the coding sequence ATGAGTTCCCAGCCCTCCTCCCGCACCACCGATACCCGCAACACTGCCGGCAACAGCAGCAAGTTCGAACTGCTGCTCTTCCAGCTGGGCACCGCCGCCGGCTCCGAGCAGCGCGAACTGTTCGGCATCAATGTGTTCAAGGTGCGCGAAATCATGGTCATGCCCCAGCTCACCAAGATGGTCAATGCGCCGGCCCATGTGCTGGGCGTGGCCAATATCCGCGGCCAGATCATCACCGTGATCGACCTGCCCGCCATCACGGGCCGCACGCCGGCCAAGGGTGACGGCATCCTGCTGGTCACCGAGTTCGCCCGCACCACCCAGGGTTTCTTCGTGGAGAACGTGACCGAGATCGTGCAGGTGGACTGGAAGCATGTGCTCTCCGCCGAAGGCCGCGGTGGCGAACTGGTCACCAGCATCGCCCGCCTGGATGGCGACGCAGAGAACAGCCGGCTGGCGCAGGTGCTCGATGTGGAACGCATCCTGCACGACGTGATGCCAGACACGGCGGATTTCGGCAAGCCCACGGGCCCCAAGATCCAGCTCCCGCCGGGCAGCGTGGTGCTGGCGGCCGACGATTCAGCCATGGCGCGCGGCATCCTGGAGAAAGGCCTGAACTCCCTGGGCATCTCCTTCATCATGACCCACAGCGGCAAGGAGGCGTGGGAACGCCTGCAAAGCCTGGCCGTGCAGGCCAAGGCCGAAGGCAAGTCCGTCAGGGACAAGGTCGCGCTGCTGCTCACCGACCTGGAAATGCCCGAGATGGACGGCTTCACGCTGACGCGCAACGTCAAGGCCGACGTGCAGTTCAGCGGCATCCCGGTGGTGGTCCACTCCTCGCTCACGGGCACGGCCAACGAGGCCCAGGTGCAGAGCGCCGGCGCCGACGCCTACATCGCCAAGTTCCATATCGACGACCTGGCCGCCACGCTGCGCGAAGTGCTGTCCAAACGCTGA
- a CDS encoding methylated-DNA--[protein]-cysteine S-methyltransferase: MDETMLDQPQRQYEVVAQAIRYLRAQALQQPSLAEVAQAVHLSEYHLQRVFAAWAGISPKRFLQYLTKEYAREALREAQDVLSVTQASGLSSASRLHDLMVSCEAMTPGEIKSGGAGLTLGWGQADTPFGTALAGWTSRGLCYLAFLDDDAAPRQQELCAAWPAAQLQRDDTQARRLLEQVFPGTPQPGRLHLLLRGTNFQLKVWEALLRLPPGRRVSYTQLAALAGTPKAQRAVGSALAANPIAYLIPCHRVIRESGDSGLYRWGGERKAAMLAWEAGRYPT, translated from the coding sequence ATGGATGAAACCATGCTCGACCAGCCGCAGCGCCAGTACGAGGTGGTGGCCCAGGCCATACGCTACCTGCGCGCGCAGGCCCTGCAGCAGCCCAGCCTGGCCGAGGTGGCGCAGGCCGTGCACCTGAGCGAATACCATCTGCAACGCGTGTTTGCCGCCTGGGCCGGCATCTCGCCCAAGCGTTTCCTGCAGTACCTGACCAAGGAGTACGCGCGGGAGGCGCTGCGCGAGGCGCAGGATGTGCTCAGCGTCACGCAGGCCAGCGGCCTGTCCAGCGCCAGCCGCCTGCACGACCTCATGGTCAGCTGCGAGGCCATGACCCCCGGCGAGATCAAGAGCGGCGGTGCCGGTCTGACGCTGGGCTGGGGGCAGGCCGATACACCGTTTGGCACCGCGCTGGCGGGCTGGACGTCGCGTGGACTCTGCTACCTGGCTTTTCTCGACGATGACGCAGCCCCGCGCCAGCAGGAGTTGTGCGCGGCCTGGCCGGCGGCGCAGCTGCAGCGTGACGACACGCAGGCCCGGCGCCTGCTGGAGCAGGTCTTCCCCGGCACGCCGCAGCCCGGTCGCCTGCACCTGCTGCTGCGCGGCACCAACTTCCAGCTCAAGGTCTGGGAGGCGCTGCTGCGCCTGCCGCCGGGGCGGCGCGTGTCCTACACGCAACTGGCCGCGCTGGCCGGCACGCCGAAGGCGCAGCGTGCGGTGGGCAGCGCGCTGGCAGCCAACCCCATCGCGTACCTCATCCCTTGCCACCGCGTGATCCGCGAGAGCGGCGACAGCGGCTTGTACCGCTGGGGGGGTGAACGCAAGGCGGCCATGCTGGCCTGGGAGGCCGGGCGTTACCCGACCTAG
- a CDS encoding multidrug effflux MFS transporter, translating into MSLPSPAAPATAMSPALIVLFLSLLLGLQPITTDLYLPALPALTEGFGATLPQAQLTLTALLLAFGLSQLVWGPISDRYGRRPVLLWGLLAYVLASVVSTLAPTMELLIAARVLQGAAMGAGVMCARAIVRDLYKPVEGARMMSKGLTGLGVIACLSGPLGGLLSGWIGWRFALLALAVFGAATLALVLWRFEETIPQKNPQALQPANLLQTWGGIVRHPTFWAWSALSAASYGGLFTVLASSSFVFIDVLGVSRPAYGFIMSSVSLTYILGTLACRRLLPRFGVRRTVALAAGFTLAGGTLMGLFALAGLHNGWTIMGPFYLFMLAHGVHQPCSQSGAVGPFPYAAGAASALNGFLMALGSFIVGSVLGEIMDGTARPLMYGVWFWSVMIALTAWTLVQKHGKSEH; encoded by the coding sequence ATGTCCCTCCCGTCTCCTGCGGCTCCCGCAACCGCCATGTCCCCCGCCCTGATCGTGCTTTTCCTGTCCCTGCTGCTGGGCCTGCAACCGATCACCACCGACCTGTACCTCCCTGCCCTGCCTGCGCTGACCGAAGGGTTCGGCGCGACGCTGCCGCAGGCGCAGCTCACGCTCACCGCCCTGCTGCTGGCCTTCGGCCTTTCGCAGCTGGTCTGGGGCCCGATCTCGGACCGTTACGGGCGCCGGCCCGTCCTGCTCTGGGGCCTGCTGGCCTATGTGCTGGCCTCGGTGGTCAGCACGCTGGCGCCCACCATGGAGCTGCTGATCGCCGCGCGTGTGCTGCAGGGTGCGGCCATGGGCGCGGGCGTGATGTGCGCGCGCGCCATCGTGCGCGACCTGTACAAACCCGTGGAAGGAGCGCGCATGATGTCCAAGGGCCTGACCGGCCTGGGCGTGATCGCCTGCCTCAGCGGGCCGCTGGGCGGCCTGCTGTCGGGCTGGATCGGCTGGCGCTTCGCCCTGCTGGCGCTGGCCGTGTTCGGCGCGGCCACGCTGGCGCTGGTGCTATGGCGCTTCGAGGAGACCATCCCGCAGAAGAACCCGCAGGCGCTGCAGCCCGCCAACCTGCTGCAGACCTGGGGCGGCATCGTGCGCCACCCGACCTTCTGGGCCTGGTCGGCGCTGTCGGCCGCCTCCTATGGCGGCCTGTTCACGGTGCTGGCCTCCTCGTCCTTCGTCTTCATCGACGTTCTCGGTGTCTCGCGGCCGGCTTATGGTTTCATCATGAGCTCCGTGTCCCTCACCTACATCCTCGGCACCCTGGCCTGCCGCCGCCTGCTGCCGCGCTTCGGCGTACGGCGTACGGTGGCGCTGGCCGCGGGCTTCACGCTGGCCGGCGGTACGCTCATGGGTCTCTTTGCGCTGGCCGGCCTGCACAACGGCTGGACCATCATGGGGCCCTTCTACCTCTTCATGCTCGCGCACGGCGTGCACCAGCCCTGCAGCCAGAGCGGCGCCGTGGGCCCCTTCCCCTACGCGGCCGGCGCGGCTTCGGCGCTCAACGGTTTCCTCATGGCCCTCGGGTCCTTCATCGTCGGCAGCGTGCTGGGCGAGATCATGGACGGCACGGCGCGCCCGCTGATGTACGGCGTGTGGTTCTGGAGCGTGATGATCGCGCTCACCGCCTGGACCCTGGTGCAAAAGCATGGCAAGTCCGAGCACTGA
- a CDS encoding ABC transporter transmembrane domain-containing protein, with protein MSSDRPRAGTPRSLSGLLPFLRPYRARIALALLFLLLAAAATLAFPLALRELIDGGLQPQDRGVQLLALRQHFALLFGVAVAMGLFSAVRFYLMSWLGERVTADVRDAVYCHVLLQSPEFFETTQTGEVLSRLTTDTTLVQTVVGSSFSMGLRSTVMGLGALGMLVWTNPWIMAQVLGVLLLVVAPSVWFGRRVRRLSRASQDRVADSSAIAAEVLNAVPVVQSYTAEAREAQRFDAATEHAFGTAKRRVRARATLMAFIIVATSGALLWGLYQGTQAVLAGEISAGHLGQTVVYVIMLASSFAVLGEVYGELLRAAGATERLMELLASRSPITSPVLALPAPSPAAGTSIAFEALTFHYPSRPAQAALSDFTLHVAPGETVALVGPSGAGKTTVFQLLLRFYDPSAGTLRLNGVPLPQQSLQELRAQIAIVPQEPVIFSSSALENIRYGRPDATDEEVKAAARAAFADDFIRALPEGYGTFLGERGVRLSGGQRQRIAIARAMLKNPPLLLLDEATSALDAESERMVQAALETAMRGRTTLVIAHRLATVQQADRIVVIDGGRLVEQGTHEQLVAANGLYARLAALQFKS; from the coding sequence ATGTCGTCTGACCGCCCCCGCGCCGGCACGCCCCGCTCCCTCAGCGGCCTGCTGCCCTTCCTGCGACCCTACCGCGCACGCATCGCGCTGGCCCTGCTTTTCCTGCTGCTGGCAGCGGCGGCCACGCTGGCCTTCCCGCTGGCCCTGCGCGAGTTGATCGACGGCGGCCTGCAGCCGCAGGACCGCGGCGTCCAGCTGCTGGCGCTGCGCCAGCACTTCGCCCTGCTGTTCGGCGTGGCCGTGGCCATGGGCCTGTTCTCGGCGGTGCGCTTCTACCTCATGAGCTGGCTGGGCGAGCGCGTCACCGCCGACGTGCGCGACGCGGTCTACTGCCACGTGCTGTTGCAGAGCCCCGAATTCTTCGAGACCACACAGACCGGCGAGGTGCTCTCGCGCCTGACCACCGACACCACCCTGGTGCAGACCGTGGTGGGCTCCTCCTTCTCCATGGGCCTGCGCAGCACGGTGATGGGCCTGGGCGCGCTGGGCATGCTGGTCTGGACCAACCCCTGGATCATGGCCCAGGTGCTGGGCGTGCTGCTGCTGGTGGTGGCGCCCAGCGTCTGGTTCGGGCGGCGTGTGCGCCGCCTCTCGCGCGCCAGCCAGGACCGTGTGGCCGACTCCAGCGCCATCGCTGCCGAGGTGCTCAACGCCGTGCCCGTGGTGCAGAGCTACACCGCCGAGGCGCGCGAGGCGCAGCGCTTCGACGCCGCCACCGAGCACGCTTTCGGCACCGCCAAGCGCCGCGTGCGCGCCCGCGCCACCCTGATGGCCTTCATCATCGTCGCCACCTCGGGCGCCCTGCTCTGGGGCCTGTACCAGGGCACGCAGGCCGTGCTGGCCGGCGAGATCAGCGCCGGCCACCTGGGGCAGACTGTGGTCTACGTCATCATGCTGGCGAGTTCCTTTGCCGTGCTGGGCGAGGTCTACGGCGAACTGCTGCGCGCCGCCGGCGCCACCGAACGCCTGATGGAGCTGCTGGCCAGCCGCTCGCCCATCACCTCGCCCGTCTTGGCCCTGCCCGCGCCCTCCCCGGCCGCCGGCACGTCCATCGCCTTCGAGGCCCTCACCTTCCACTACCCCTCGCGCCCGGCGCAGGCCGCGCTGAGCGACTTCACGCTGCACGTCGCCCCCGGCGAGACCGTGGCCCTGGTGGGCCCCAGCGGCGCGGGCAAGACCACGGTGTTCCAGCTGCTGCTGCGCTTCTACGACCCGAGCGCTGGCACGCTCAGGCTCAACGGCGTGCCCCTGCCACAGCAAAGCCTGCAGGAACTGCGCGCACAGATCGCCATCGTGCCGCAGGAGCCGGTGATCTTCTCCAGCAGCGCGCTGGAGAACATCCGCTACGGCCGCCCCGATGCGACAGACGAAGAGGTGAAAGCTGCCGCCCGCGCCGCCTTCGCCGACGACTTCATCCGCGCCCTGCCCGAGGGTTATGGCACCTTCCTCGGTGAACGCGGTGTGCGCCTCTCCGGCGGCCAGCGCCAGCGCATCGCCATCGCGCGCGCCATGCTCAAGAACCCGCCCCTGTTATTGCTCGATGAAGCCACCAGCGCGCTGGACGCCGAGAGCGAACGCATGGTGCAGGCCGCGCTGGAAACCGCCATGCGCGGGCGCACGACGCTGGTTATCGCGCATCGGCTGGCCACGGTGCAGCAGGCGGACCGCATCGTGGTCATCGACGGGGGGCGGCTGGTGGAACAGGGGACGCACGAGCAGTTGGTGGCGGCGAATGGGCTGTATGCGCGGCTGGCGGCCTTGCAGTTCAAATCCTAG